A DNA window from Jaculus jaculus isolate mJacJac1 chromosome 1, mJacJac1.mat.Y.cur, whole genome shotgun sequence contains the following coding sequences:
- the LOC123453725 gene encoding ferritin light chain-like: MTSQIRQNYSTEVEAAVNRLVNLHLRASYTYLSLGYYFDRDDVALPGLGHFFRELAEEKREGAERLLKMQKQRGGRALFQDVQKPSQDEWGKTQEAMEAALALEKNLNQALLDLHALGSTRTDPHLCDFLENHFLDEEVKLIKKMGDHLTNLRRLASPQPNLGKYLFERLTLKHD; encoded by the coding sequence ATGACCTCCCAGATTCGTCAGAATTATTCCACTGAGGTGGAGGCTGCCGTCAACCGCCTGGTCAACTTGCACCTGCGGGCCTCCTACACCTACCTCTCTCTGGGCTACTATTTCGACCGGGACGATGTGGCTCTGCCCGGCCTGGGCCACTTCTTCCGAGAGTTGGCCGAGGAGAAGCGCGAGGGCGCGGAGCGTCTGCTCAAGATGCAAAAACAGCGCGGCGGCCGGGCGCTCTTCCAGGATGTGCAGAAGCCTTCTCAAGATGAGTGGGGAAAAACTCAGGAGGCCATGGAAGCCGCCTTGGCACTGGAGAAGAACCTGAATCAGGCTCTTTTGGATCTTCATGCGCTGGGTTCTACCCGCACAGACCCCCATCTCTGTGACTTCCTGGAGAACCACTTCTTGGATGAGGAGGTGAAGCTCATCAAGAAGATGGGCGATCACCTGACCAATCTGCGCAGACTGGCGAGCCCTCAGCCAAATCTGGGCAAGTATCTCTTCGAGCGGCTCACCCTGAAGCACGACTAG